A genomic segment from Nodularia sphaerocarpa UHCC 0038 encodes:
- a CDS encoding type I polyketide synthase, translated as MNYSIDEIKNHPASERILAALKDARIKLEAVELEKSEQIAIIGMAGRFPGARNLDEFWHNLKNGVNSIEFLNDEELLANGVKPEDLQNPHYVRAYASFSGIDQFDAAFFGYSPREAEILDPQHRVFLECAWEALENAGYDSQQYSGSISVYAGAALNSYLVNLSSNSHYRDSVNNVQVVISNVMGLMPTRVSYKLNLTGPSCGVQTGCSTSLVSVHLAAQSLLGRECDIALAGGVSIGSGEKTGYLYQEDGVLSPDGYCRAFDVNAKGTVFGNGVGIVVLKRLRDAIKDGDHIYAIIKATAINNDGSQKVGLTAPSVTGQAKAIATALAKSKINPETIKYIETHGTGTALGDPIEIAALTKAFSPHTHKKQFCTIGSVKTNIGHLDAAAGISGLIKTALILKHQQIPPSLNFTAANPQIDFANSPFLVNTQLTSWTNNEYPRRAGVSSFGMGGTNAHAILEEAPTLLSANSSRPWHLLTLSAKTLSALETATKNFTEYFQQFPDVDVADVAYTLQIGRRAFSHRRCLVCQTPAQAMEILTGLDASQLLSHSPENTEPGLVFMFPGQGSQYVNMGQELYATEAVFRTEIDRCCELLTPHLGLDLRSILFVEKDKEVAEQVSLLTQTAYAQPALFVVEYALAKLWLSYGIQPQAMIGHSIGEYVAAILAGVFTLADALLIVAQRGKLMQKCPSGVMLSVSLAAEKLQVLLTDDLVISVYNAPQLCVVSGTEAAINLLEKRLENENIPHRRLHTSHAFHSPLMVSAVTPLTEIFQNIQLCSPQIPFISNVTGTWITSEQATNPNYWATHLRQPVRFAEGITQLQQTPNQVLLEVGFGQTLSNLVRQFPDAHPTLSSGRHPQDHQSDVALICKTLGQLWLRGVSVNWAEFYTEQQRRRLPLPTYPFERQRYWVERYPLLETTSTSSKTLQKQEDISNWFYLPSWRQKPLLRSAAPLNKQRYLVFCHAGGVGEQLVQQLEEIGQDVITVKPGEGFTQEGDNYTIALHHPEDYKTLWLQLQTDDQLPDVILHLWTLQELTNFQQQQNLGFYSLLWLIQALSSSSPSVRIYVLTQQVQNVLGNETLNTDDATILGLVKVIPQEYPNLTCQHIDVSISNINLQQIVKEITTPPVLSDTLPLARGGLGRGIAYRGKTRWLQEFTPISLPDPEVTQLPLISGGVYVIAGDLVEGLGLIYAKFLSATVKAKLVFLGRSDLPQPKQWDNWLATHGRQDSVSHCIQQLQALQAQGCEFLFSSVDLAEIDQVEEAIAHSLTQFGTINGVIHAAAMGDRASCLIRNLTMDECEKQFHTKIHGLLTLEAALKNQPLDFFLLQSSLSAVVGGIGFAAYAGANYFMDAISHQRSQNSNTPWISINWDAVSLAEITTPTGAALVDLAMTPQEVWQVTQRILAQPVAAQITVSPIDLESRPQSQIPENSISAINHARPQIATTYVSPSNEIESRVTQVMENLLGISPIGIHDNFFELGGHSLLAIQAVSQLRSEFEVELPMRQFLFESPTIAGIAQIIRENQSLVTDDTEALAMSNLGETESKEEIAALLDQVEQMTPTQVQEYLLDTLEPR; from the coding sequence ATGAATTATTCCATTGATGAGATTAAAAATCACCCTGCATCTGAGCGTATTTTGGCTGCACTTAAGGATGCTAGAATTAAGTTAGAAGCGGTGGAGTTAGAAAAATCTGAGCAAATCGCTATTATTGGGATGGCGGGGCGGTTCCCTGGTGCTAGAAATTTAGATGAGTTTTGGCATAATCTTAAAAATGGTGTTAACTCGATTGAGTTTTTAAATGATGAGGAATTATTAGCGAATGGGGTAAAGCCGGAAGATTTACAAAATCCGCATTATGTCCGGGCTTATGCTAGTTTCTCAGGAATTGACCAATTTGATGCGGCTTTTTTTGGTTATTCTCCCAGAGAAGCGGAAATTCTTGATCCTCAGCATCGTGTATTTTTAGAATGTGCTTGGGAAGCGTTAGAAAATGCTGGTTATGATTCACAGCAATATTCAGGAAGTATTTCTGTTTATGCTGGGGCTGCACTTAATAGTTATCTTGTCAATTTATCTAGTAATTCTCATTACCGTGATTCTGTCAATAATGTGCAGGTTGTCATTAGTAATGTGATGGGTTTAATGCCTACTCGTGTATCTTATAAATTGAATTTAACTGGACCGAGTTGTGGTGTTCAAACTGGTTGTTCTACTTCTTTAGTAAGTGTACATCTTGCTGCTCAAAGTTTACTCGGTCGAGAATGTGATATAGCTCTAGCTGGTGGGGTATCTATCGGTTCAGGGGAAAAGACAGGTTATCTTTATCAAGAAGATGGTGTGCTTTCTCCAGATGGTTATTGTCGTGCTTTTGATGTAAATGCTAAAGGTACAGTTTTTGGTAATGGTGTGGGTATTGTTGTTCTGAAACGACTGCGGGATGCTATTAAAGATGGCGACCATATTTATGCAATTATCAAAGCTACTGCAATTAATAATGATGGTTCGCAAAAAGTTGGTTTGACTGCACCCAGTGTCACAGGACAAGCGAAAGCTATAGCGACTGCTTTGGCAAAATCAAAAATCAATCCAGAGACAATTAAATATATTGAAACTCACGGTACTGGAACAGCTTTAGGAGATCCTATTGAAATTGCGGCTTTGACTAAAGCATTTTCTCCACATACCCATAAAAAACAGTTTTGTACGATTGGTTCAGTAAAAACTAATATTGGTCATTTGGATGCGGCTGCGGGTATAAGTGGTTTAATTAAAACAGCCCTAATTCTCAAACATCAACAAATTCCCCCCAGTTTAAATTTTACTGCGGCAAATCCCCAAATTGATTTTGCCAATAGTCCATTTTTGGTGAATACTCAGTTAACATCTTGGACAAATAATGAATATCCTAGAAGAGCAGGTGTGAGTTCTTTTGGTATGGGTGGAACTAATGCTCATGCAATTTTAGAGGAAGCACCAACATTATTATCTGCTAATAGTTCCCGTCCTTGGCATTTGCTGACACTATCAGCAAAAACTCTATCAGCTTTAGAAACAGCAACCAAAAATTTCACTGAATATTTCCAACAATTTCCTGATGTGGATGTTGCAGATGTAGCTTACACTCTCCAAATTGGTAGAAGAGCATTTAGCCATCGTCGCTGCTTAGTTTGTCAAACTCCAGCGCAAGCAATGGAAATACTCACAGGACTTGATGCTTCCCAACTTTTGAGTCATTCTCCAGAAAATACTGAACCTGGTCTTGTGTTTATGTTTCCTGGACAGGGTAGCCAATATGTAAATATGGGACAAGAACTGTACGCCACAGAAGCAGTTTTTCGTACAGAAATTGACCGTTGCTGTGAATTATTAACTCCACATTTAGGTTTAGATTTGCGTTCTATTCTCTTTGTCGAAAAAGATAAAGAAGTAGCAGAGCAAGTTTCCTTACTTACCCAAACTGCTTATGCCCAACCTGCACTATTTGTAGTAGAATACGCCTTGGCTAAACTCTGGTTATCTTATGGTATTCAGCCACAGGCAATGATTGGTCATAGTATAGGTGAATATGTGGCGGCGATTTTAGCTGGTGTATTCACTTTAGCTGATGCTTTGCTAATAGTTGCACAGCGCGGAAAATTGATGCAAAAATGCCCGTCAGGAGTGATGCTTTCTGTTTCTCTGGCTGCTGAGAAATTGCAAGTTTTGCTAACAGATGATTTAGTGATTTCTGTGTATAACGCACCGCAGTTATGTGTTGTGTCGGGAACGGAAGCAGCGATTAATCTCTTAGAAAAACGGTTAGAAAATGAAAATATTCCTCATCGGCGTTTACATACTTCCCACGCTTTTCACTCACCTTTGATGGTAAGTGCTGTTACTCCTTTGACGGAAATTTTCCAAAATATTCAACTTTGTTCTCCCCAAATTCCTTTTATTTCTAATGTGACTGGAACTTGGATAACTTCAGAACAAGCTACAAATCCTAATTATTGGGCGACTCATTTGCGTCAACCTGTGCGATTTGCTGAGGGAATTACTCAACTCCAACAAACACCTAATCAGGTTTTATTAGAAGTTGGTTTTGGTCAAACTTTGAGTAATTTAGTTAGACAATTTCCTGATGCACATCCAACTTTATCATCTGGACGGCATCCCCAAGATCATCAATCTGATGTGGCTTTGATTTGCAAAACTTTGGGACAGCTTTGGTTGAGGGGTGTGAGTGTGAATTGGGCAGAATTTTACACTGAACAACAACGCCGACGATTACCTCTACCTACTTACCCTTTTGAACGTCAACGCTACTGGGTGGAACGGTATCCATTATTAGAAACTACTTCTACTAGCTCTAAAACCCTTCAGAAGCAGGAAGATATCTCAAATTGGTTTTATTTGCCTTCTTGGAGACAAAAGCCTCTATTGCGTTCTGCCGCTCCTCTAAATAAACAGCGTTATTTGGTATTTTGTCATGCTGGGGGCGTTGGTGAACAGTTAGTACAGCAACTTGAGGAAATAGGACAGGATGTAATAACTGTCAAACCTGGAGAAGGATTTACTCAAGAAGGTGATAATTATACGATCGCACTTCATCACCCTGAAGACTACAAAACACTTTGGTTACAATTACAAACAGATGATCAGTTACCTGATGTAATTTTGCATTTATGGACTCTTCAAGAACTGACGAATTTTCAACAACAGCAAAATCTTGGTTTTTACAGTTTACTTTGGCTAATTCAGGCTTTATCGTCATCATCTCCATCTGTGCGAATTTATGTATTGACTCAACAAGTACAAAATGTTTTGGGTAATGAAACTCTTAATACTGATGATGCGACAATTCTGGGTTTAGTCAAGGTAATTCCCCAAGAATATCCGAATTTGACTTGTCAACATATTGATGTCTCTATTTCTAATATTAATTTACAGCAAATAGTTAAGGAAATAACTACCCCACCCGTCCTATCGGACACCCTCCCCTTAGCAAGGGGAGGGTTGGGGAGGGGTATTGCTTATCGCGGTAAAACTCGCTGGTTACAAGAATTTACACCGATTTCTTTACCTGATCCTGAAGTTACTCAACTACCTCTGATTTCAGGGGGTGTATATGTGATTGCTGGGGATTTGGTGGAAGGTTTAGGGTTGATTTATGCTAAGTTCCTATCTGCTACGGTGAAGGCTAAGTTGGTGTTTTTAGGACGTTCAGATTTACCGCAGCCAAAACAATGGGATAATTGGCTGGCTACCCACGGTCGTCAAGATTCTGTTAGTCATTGTATTCAACAACTACAAGCTTTACAGGCTCAGGGATGTGAATTTTTGTTTAGCAGTGTTGACTTAGCCGAGATTGATCAAGTTGAGGAGGCGATCGCTCATTCCCTCACTCAATTTGGTACAATTAACGGTGTGATTCACGCTGCTGCAATGGGCGATCGCGCTAGTTGTTTGATTCGTAATCTGACAATGGATGAGTGTGAGAAACAATTCCATACGAAAATTCACGGTTTGCTGACGTTAGAAGCAGCACTAAAAAATCAACCCCTGGACTTCTTCCTTTTACAATCATCTCTCTCGGCTGTGGTTGGTGGGATTGGCTTTGCTGCTTATGCTGGGGCTAACTACTTTATGGATGCTATATCTCATCAACGTAGTCAAAACAGTAACACACCTTGGATTAGTATTAACTGGGATGCCGTCAGTTTAGCAGAAATCACTACTCCCACAGGTGCAGCCCTCGTAGATTTAGCCATGACTCCCCAGGAAGTTTGGCAAGTTACACAAAGAATTTTAGCTCAACCTGTAGCCGCACAAATCACCGTTTCTCCCATAGACTTAGAATCTCGTCCACAATCTCAGATTCCAGAAAATAGCATATCTGCAATTAACCACGCCCGTCCCCAAATTGCCACTACTTACGTTTCCCCCAGCAATGAAATTGAATCCAGAGTCACCCAAGTAATGGAGAATTTATTGGGAATCTCACCGATAGGGATTCATGATAACTTTTTCGAGTTGGGAGGACATTCGCTGTTAGCTATTCAAGCAGTTTCTCAACTGCGGTCAGAATTTGAAGTGGAATTACCTATGCGACAATTCTTATTTGAATCACCCACCATTGCTGGTATAGCCCAAATTATTAGAGAAAATCAATCACTCGTTACTGATGATACAGAAGCTTTGGCTATGTCTAACCTTGGCGAAACAGAAAGCAAAGAAGAAATTGCCGCATTACTTGATCAAGTTGAACAAATGACACCTACCCAAGTACAGGAATATCTTTTGGATACTTTGGAGCCGAGGTAG
- a CDS encoding siderophore biosynthesis protein — protein MNNLKIEAQEIWKGFHWSFFINIQGLIICLRRFELWLTQGNLAEAQTELEAATKLMLASGAAMQLAGSLSPELYDAQIRPSMMPPEVKSHDFSGLMSWEHSVLIKVWKQLRPHFANLPIELKEQHQEFVDAYLYLASSHRAVCQKFGGEEKGSLRFERSCAVDVLDAFARSRCQFINPENMEDYLTQRRS, from the coding sequence ATGAACAACTTGAAAATTGAAGCACAAGAAATTTGGAAAGGTTTTCACTGGTCATTTTTTATTAATATTCAAGGATTAATTATTTGTTTGCGTCGCTTTGAACTATGGCTCACACAAGGAAACTTAGCAGAAGCACAAACAGAATTAGAAGCTGCCACAAAATTAATGTTAGCATCAGGTGCAGCTATGCAATTAGCAGGTAGCTTAAGTCCTGAATTGTATGATGCACAAATTCGTCCTTCAATGATGCCTCCTGAAGTTAAATCTCATGATTTTAGTGGTTTAATGTCCTGGGAACATTCAGTTCTCATCAAAGTTTGGAAGCAGTTGCGCCCCCATTTTGCTAATTTACCAATAGAATTAAAAGAGCAACATCAAGAGTTTGTTGATGCTTATCTTTATCTGGCTTCTTCTCATCGCGCAGTTTGTCAAAAATTCGGTGGTGAAGAAAAAGGGAGTTTGCGATTTGAGCGTAGTTGTGCTGTTGATGTTTTAGATGCTTTTGCGCGGAGTCGCTGTCAGTTTATTAATCCTGAAAATATGGAGGATTATCTCACGCAGAGGCGCAGTTAG
- a CDS encoding aspartate aminotransferase family protein, whose amino-acid sequence MITTKNPPQQYLETFIQKYTQRTQASKNLAQKHRQILADKTSIGIKFTPEIKELCYPIAVEKSNGSRLWDIDGNEYIDILMGLGTNLFGHNPPFIQTAITEQLQRGMHIGVQNTIAGEVAQLISELTGAERVTFSNTGTEAVMTAVRIARAATKRSKIVIFTNSYHGHFDAVLVRATMTEYAKKAALRVMAAKSGSFLGKLLQPIQAGLAANLNPKAVPAAPGIPPSAADDVLILEYGNENSLNLIRKHRQEIAAVLVEPVQSRFPELQPREFLQHLRQVTQELGIVLIFDEMVTGFRIHPGGAQAHFGVKADIATYSKIVGGGLPLSVIAGKASYMNYIDGGQWQFGDDSAPQVPTTFFAGTFCKHPLALAAAHATLQHLKTSRIALHQALNERTTQLVSDLNADLTQQGIAIKFTSFGSFFAVATSQSAVSPMAMNLLSYHLIEKGIHLRQGDKGGFLSTAHTDEDINLIKKAFIESIKELQTQGFINN is encoded by the coding sequence ATGATAACAACGAAAAACCCCCCACAACAGTATCTAGAAACATTCATCCAAAAGTACACTCAACGTACCCAAGCCTCCAAAAACCTAGCCCAAAAACATCGGCAAATATTAGCCGATAAAACCTCGATTGGCATCAAATTTACCCCAGAAATCAAAGAACTTTGCTACCCCATTGCTGTAGAAAAATCTAATGGTTCTCGACTGTGGGATATTGATGGAAACGAATACATAGACATTCTCATGGGGTTAGGAACTAATTTATTTGGACATAACCCCCCATTCATCCAAACAGCCATCACCGAACAACTACAACGAGGAATGCACATTGGTGTCCAAAATACAATAGCTGGAGAAGTAGCCCAACTCATCAGTGAATTAACAGGTGCAGAACGCGTCACCTTTAGCAACACAGGCACAGAAGCAGTAATGACGGCTGTACGTATAGCCCGCGCCGCTACAAAACGTTCAAAAATAGTGATTTTCACCAATTCCTATCACGGACATTTTGATGCTGTACTTGTACGGGCAACAATGACAGAGTATGCTAAAAAAGCGGCTCTTCGCGTCATGGCAGCGAAATCGGGCAGTTTTCTTGGTAAACTATTACAGCCAATTCAAGCAGGTTTAGCCGCCAACCTCAACCCCAAAGCCGTACCCGCAGCCCCAGGTATTCCCCCCAGTGCAGCCGATGACGTGCTGATTTTAGAATACGGTAATGAAAATTCCTTAAACTTAATTCGCAAACACCGCCAAGAAATTGCAGCTGTTTTAGTAGAACCTGTACAAAGCCGTTTTCCCGAACTCCAACCCCGCGAATTTCTGCAACACCTGCGACAAGTCACTCAAGAACTGGGAATAGTCCTAATTTTTGATGAAATGGTGACAGGTTTTCGCATTCACCCCGGAGGAGCGCAAGCACATTTTGGTGTAAAAGCAGACATTGCTACATATAGCAAAATAGTTGGAGGTGGGCTACCACTTTCGGTAATTGCTGGCAAAGCAAGTTATATGAATTACATAGATGGTGGACAATGGCAATTTGGTGATGATTCCGCGCCTCAAGTCCCCACAACCTTCTTTGCTGGGACATTTTGTAAACATCCCCTCGCTCTCGCCGCCGCCCATGCCACGTTACAACATCTCAAAACATCACGTATTGCATTACACCAAGCTTTAAATGAACGGACTACGCAGCTTGTCAGTGATTTAAACGCTGATTTGACACAACAGGGTATAGCTATTAAGTTTACCAGCTTTGGGTCATTTTTTGCTGTAGCTACTTCCCAAAGTGCAGTTTCCCCAATGGCGATGAATCTACTTTCCTATCATCTCATAGAAAAAGGAATACACCTGCGTCAAGGAGACAAAGGCGGATTTCTTTCCACAGCACACACCGACGAAGATATTAACCTCATCAAAAAAGCATTTATCGAGAGTATTAAAGAATTGCAAACCCAAGGATTTATCAACAACTAA